The Paenibacillus sp. YPG26 genome includes a window with the following:
- a CDS encoding MDR family MFS transporter → MEVKKNNMGLVLAGLLLGILMASMDNTIVATAMGDIVGKLGGLDKFVWVTSAYMVAEMAGMPIFGKLSDMYGRKRFFIFGIIVFMIGSALCGTATSIVELSIYRAIQGIGAGALVPIAFTIMFDAVPVESRGKLGGLFGAVFGLSSIFGPLLGAYLTEYAHWEWIFYINLPLGLIALVFIAFFYHESRQHAKQQIDWAGAMTLVGAVICLMFALELGGKKYAWDSWQILGLFAGFAVLAILFLVAESKAKEPIISFKMFKSRIYWSSNVIGILSGAAFITASVYIPIFIQGVLGGKPTNSGLVLLPMMLGSVITATMGGFLMTKLKYRTIMIPTLALLIVGLGLLTTLDESTTLWTLRFFMILVGLGIGASFSVLSNAAIHSVRPHERGSASSTLNFLRSLGMTLGITVFGIIQSHMFTKKLTESMSGADGSAAPLPKELDLKDPHALLSPELRQAIPPQILENISAAMSSSIVQTFVWAIIPAALALVAAFFMGRDKMDPHAELEGEYQAGH, encoded by the coding sequence ATGGAAGTGAAAAAGAATAATATGGGCCTGGTTCTAGCAGGTCTGCTGCTCGGTATTCTGATGGCGTCAATGGATAATACCATTGTGGCTACGGCCATGGGGGATATCGTCGGCAAGCTCGGCGGCCTGGACAAATTCGTCTGGGTGACCTCGGCCTACATGGTTGCGGAGATGGCGGGGATGCCGATATTTGGCAAGCTGTCAGATATGTACGGCAGGAAGAGATTCTTCATATTCGGTATCATCGTGTTCATGATCGGGTCCGCGCTGTGCGGAACGGCAACGTCCATCGTTGAACTGAGTATTTACCGCGCGATTCAGGGGATTGGGGCCGGAGCGCTTGTTCCGATCGCCTTCACCATTATGTTCGATGCTGTACCGGTAGAGTCCAGAGGTAAGCTGGGCGGCCTCTTCGGTGCCGTATTCGGCCTGTCCAGCATCTTCGGGCCGCTGCTCGGTGCTTATTTGACAGAATACGCGCATTGGGAATGGATCTTCTATATTAATCTGCCGCTGGGCTTGATTGCCTTAGTATTTATTGCTTTCTTCTATCATGAGTCCCGTCAGCATGCCAAGCAGCAGATTGACTGGGCCGGGGCAATGACGCTGGTTGGTGCGGTCATCTGTCTAATGTTCGCGCTTGAGCTTGGCGGCAAGAAGTATGCCTGGGATTCGTGGCAGATTCTTGGCTTGTTCGCAGGCTTCGCGGTGCTTGCTATCTTGTTCCTTGTTGCAGAGAGCAAGGCGAAAGAACCGATCATTTCATTCAAAATGTTCAAAAGCCGGATCTACTGGTCAAGCAACGTCATCGGTATTCTCAGCGGTGCTGCCTTTATTACCGCATCGGTATACATCCCGATCTTTATACAAGGCGTACTCGGCGGAAAGCCGACGAATTCTGGACTGGTGCTCCTGCCTATGATGCTGGGATCCGTAATCACCGCCACGATGGGCGGATTCCTGATGACGAAGCTCAAATACCGCACCATCATGATTCCTACTCTGGCCTTGCTTATTGTTGGCCTTGGGCTGCTCACCACCCTGGATGAGTCCACCACGCTGTGGACCCTGCGCTTCTTCATGATTCTGGTGGGTCTTGGCATCGGGGCTTCGTTCTCCGTACTGAGCAACGCAGCCATTCACTCCGTGAGGCCGCACGAACGCGGCTCCGCGAGCTCCACGCTTAACTTCCTCCGTTCGCTGGGGATGACGCTCGGAATTACGGTATTTGGTATCATCCAGAGCCATATGTTCACGAAGAAGCTTACCGAATCGATGAGCGGGGCGGACGGCTCCGCGGCACCGCTGCCGAAAGAGCTGGATCTCAAGGATCCGCATGCGCTGCTGTCTCCAGAGCTGCGCCAAGCAATTCCTCCGCAGATTCTGGAGAATATCTCTGCTGCTATGTCGTCTTCCATCGTGCAGACGTTCGTATGGGCGATCATTCCGGCTGCGTTGGCCTTGGTAGCGGCGTTCTTCATGGGACGTGACAAGATGGATCCGCATGCTGAGCTTGAAGGAGAGTATCAGGCGGGACATTAA
- a CDS encoding cell shape determination protein CcmA, with the protein MEHVIRDMKLNGVGKAAGGRYNRVLIDGVGTINGEVQCEELHCSGQMKLNAPLTAGRIHINGTGKITGPVQSGDLHTDGMLKVEQEVRFDKLVMNGIFKGGAGASGEHAEIYGSLSLKGDLQCETLELQGNIQIEGLLNAGTVKIEMIGNCRAREIGGEHITIRKHSRTRRVLEMFSGRLASRFTADVIEGDDIELENTKARVVRGSRVRIGPGCEIEYVEYKETYEADPKSDVSKAKHI; encoded by the coding sequence GTGGAGCATGTGATTCGGGATATGAAGCTGAATGGTGTAGGAAAAGCCGCGGGAGGCCGCTATAACCGCGTCCTGATTGATGGCGTCGGAACGATTAACGGAGAGGTTCAGTGTGAGGAGCTGCATTGCAGCGGCCAAATGAAGCTGAATGCTCCTCTGACGGCAGGACGCATCCATATTAATGGAACCGGGAAGATTACCGGGCCTGTGCAGAGCGGGGATTTGCATACGGATGGAATGCTGAAGGTGGAGCAGGAGGTTCGCTTCGATAAGCTCGTGATGAATGGCATCTTTAAAGGCGGAGCGGGAGCAAGCGGCGAACATGCAGAGATCTACGGATCTCTCAGTCTCAAGGGTGATTTGCAGTGTGAGACGCTTGAGCTGCAGGGGAATATTCAAATAGAGGGACTGTTGAACGCAGGTACGGTGAAGATCGAGATGATTGGCAATTGCCGTGCACGGGAAATCGGCGGGGAGCATATTACGATCCGTAAGCACAGCAGGACCCGCAGGGTGCTGGAGATGTTCTCGGGCAGGCTGGCTTCGAGATTTACAGCGGATGTGATTGAGGGTGACGATATTGAGCTTGAGAACACCAAAGCGCGTGTGGTGCGCGGGAGTCGGGTGCGCATAGGCCCCGGCTGTGAGATTGAGTATGTTGAATATAAAGAAACCTATGAGGCGGATCCAAAGTCAGATGTATCCAAAGCCAAGCATATATAA
- a CDS encoding YhbD family protein — MNNELISKKELLDLTGISYGQLYRWKRKSLIPEDWFIRKSSFTGQETFFPKEKILSRIDKILNMKDGLSLDELADVFSPSLKEISLTADQLLERNIVTNIALDVYLNTLGHDGPFRFEKILSVFVLEQLLRSGEISLDEGKLLIQTLSVHYPAFAGKDCQLVLIRKMGVAAFILMSRDSEVYFDSGVKEVVRLSLAQATEELKLRIGEGGE; from the coding sequence ATGAATAATGAATTGATATCCAAAAAGGAGCTTTTGGACCTGACCGGAATCTCCTATGGTCAGCTGTACCGCTGGAAGCGGAAAAGCCTGATTCCAGAGGACTGGTTCATCCGAAAGTCTTCCTTTACGGGACAGGAGACCTTTTTTCCCAAAGAGAAGATTCTCTCCCGGATTGATAAAATACTCAACATGAAAGACGGACTCTCACTCGATGAGCTGGCTGATGTGTTCTCGCCCAGCTTGAAGGAGATCTCTCTAACCGCAGATCAATTGCTGGAACGTAACATTGTTACCAATATTGCGCTTGATGTGTATTTGAACACCTTGGGTCATGATGGCCCATTCAGATTCGAGAAGATTCTCTCTGTATTCGTGCTTGAGCAGCTGCTGAGAAGCGGGGAGATATCACTGGATGAAGGGAAGCTGTTAATTCAGACTTTGTCGGTGCATTATCCGGCCTTCGCGGGGAAGGACTGCCAGCTGGTGCTTATTCGCAAAATGGGTGTAGCGGCGTTCATTCTGATGTCCAGAGATAGCGAGGTTTATTTCGACTCCGGGGTGAAGGAAGTTGTCCGGCTATCCCTAGCCCAGGCTACGGAAGAGCTTAAGCTGAGAATTGGAGAGGGAGGGGAATAA
- a CDS encoding methyl-accepting chemotaxis protein — MSDKLLALHQRNKLMVWLLCVLLLLGIGLSASNHFRVTLAISGLPICILCVLLLWRRIAVRYVMYLVAIGLNLITFFFIEASEAFSGYFLIFLSLAIITIYHNYRPLLLNGLVAMGMTTYFVLTKETFAGESVFYMNAYIFVILGALVAQSLIGAKMHRQQEASAVESAAAKDRTEEVLVEVKESVHVLGTSITNLQKNAEDTGEISGQVVLAFNEIASGIATQSVSVTDISEAMEQVNQNVNAATEASTDLSDKSRVTAEFTTQGQGQMKDLASKINQINHIVSDTSGVMEEVNRENQKIGSIVEMIGEIANQTNLLSLNASIEAARAGEHGQGFSVVATEIRKLAQHAQEASTEIAAILAAIQSRITQASSLVRDGLTVVTEGKESALSVEQLFDGIHANTAEVLRQAEQIRDMNARLQQSSETVLQEVTTVAAFTEESAASVEQVLASSHAQQQHIVDMVNWVNQLSGMMNKLEAVIK, encoded by the coding sequence ATGTCTGACAAATTACTGGCACTTCATCAACGTAACAAACTGATGGTATGGCTCTTATGTGTATTGTTATTACTGGGTATCGGACTCTCCGCTTCCAACCACTTCCGGGTGACATTGGCTATAAGCGGATTGCCAATCTGCATTCTCTGTGTGCTTCTGCTATGGAGAAGGATCGCTGTCCGCTATGTCATGTACCTGGTAGCCATCGGGCTTAACTTGATCACGTTTTTCTTTATCGAGGCTAGCGAGGCATTCAGCGGCTATTTTCTGATCTTCCTGTCACTTGCGATTATCACGATCTACCACAATTATCGTCCGCTGCTCCTGAATGGCTTGGTGGCCATGGGCATGACAACGTACTTTGTGCTGACAAAAGAGACTTTCGCGGGTGAAAGTGTGTTTTATATGAATGCGTATATCTTCGTCATCCTGGGGGCGTTAGTAGCCCAAAGTCTTATCGGTGCGAAAATGCACCGTCAGCAGGAAGCCAGCGCAGTCGAATCGGCAGCCGCCAAGGATAGGACGGAAGAGGTGCTGGTAGAGGTGAAGGAGTCCGTCCATGTGCTCGGAACGTCCATCACGAACCTTCAGAAGAATGCGGAAGATACCGGGGAGATCTCGGGTCAGGTTGTTCTTGCCTTCAACGAGATTGCAAGCGGAATTGCAACGCAGTCCGTCAGTGTCACGGATATTTCAGAAGCGATGGAGCAGGTGAATCAGAATGTTAATGCCGCCACAGAAGCTTCGACGGACTTAAGTGATAAATCGAGGGTCACCGCTGAATTCACAACCCAGGGTCAAGGTCAAATGAAGGATCTGGCCAGCAAAATCAATCAGATTAATCATATTGTCTCGGATACATCAGGTGTTATGGAAGAGGTTAATCGGGAGAATCAGAAGATTGGAAGTATTGTGGAGATGATTGGCGAGATTGCGAACCAGACCAATCTGCTCTCTCTGAATGCTTCTATTGAAGCGGCGCGGGCAGGCGAACATGGCCAAGGATTCTCGGTAGTTGCCACCGAGATCCGCAAGCTGGCTCAGCATGCGCAGGAGGCTTCAACCGAGATTGCCGCTATTCTGGCTGCCATCCAGAGCCGGATCACCCAAGCATCAAGCCTGGTCAGGGATGGTCTTACGGTTGTTACCGAGGGTAAGGAGTCAGCGCTTAGCGTGGAACAGCTGTTCGACGGGATTCATGCCAACACGGCGGAGGTGCTCCGGCAGGCTGAACAGATTCGGGATATGAATGCCAGACTGCAGCAGTCTTCCGAGACGGTGCTTCAAGAGGTGACTACGGTAGCTGCATTTACTGAAGAATCTGCGGCTTCGGTAGAGCAGGTATTGGCCAGCTCGCATGCCCAGCAGCAGCATATCGTAGATATGGTCAACTGGGTCAATCAGCTAAGCGGCATGATGAACAAGCTTGAAGCAGTAATTAAGTAG